One region of Oryzias latipes chromosome 6, ASM223467v1 genomic DNA includes:
- the LOC101165802 gene encoding uncharacterized protein LOC101165802, with amino-acid sequence MPPSKSDQALVSEMLKEVLAGREDPEGFFAICLSVLGHRETYSVFQTLIKPLSTANTSVHSTLTLIYEEYFSKTEDDDLELALALSLMEMEDQQPSTQHMQAEVRTNQSGPFQLNSASMSLEKSSIKPEDQVGRENDPVAKSGLKSKESPNSESRDIAPQRGTHENQAQTKQDAFKEPQNLAKDQTLNQPEEPKRSKSRRKRRKGAASLVGLPGSPSASPPVLLWFRRDLRLCDNPALNAALEMDAPVIPIFIWSPEEEEGPGVTVAAGGASKYWLHQALACICTSLNHIGSRLTFLKADGEEKCSLPTLKQLVKETGAKTLLANALYEPWLKERDDMVESTLQKEGVQCRIFPSYCLRDPYSVSTVGVGLRGIGSVSHFMSCCKQNPGSAIGVPLDPPQSLPTPSCWPQGVPLEALGLARMPRRKDGTTIDWAANIRKSWDFSEDGAHARLDNFLRDGVYRYEKESGRADAPNTSSLSPYLHFGQLSPRWLLWDAKGARCRSPKFQRKLAWRDLAYWQLTLFPDLPWESIRPPYKALRWNTDRSHLKAWQRGKTGYPLVDAAMRQLWLTGWMNNYMRHVVASFLIAYLHLPWQEGYRWFQDTLVDADVAIDAMMWQNGGMCGLDHWNFVMHPVDAALTCDPYGHYVRKWCPELADLPDELIHKPWKCPASMLRRAKVVFGETFPERIVVDLEERRNQSLQDVASVRKEFGQFVDKRSGCDLVPLPPRLVAEALGLSQRDGAVGKQFLLPVITRMEFKYQQDDPDAASNPYNAVLKGYVSRKRDETIAFLNQRDFTASVMHEGTQRLERLERDYRRMEGLPPPPSTQGRARRTPTAKDRFSIVPGGAVTS; translated from the exons ATGCCGCCTTCAAAGAGTGACCAAGCTCTGGTGAGTGAGATGCTGAAGGAAGTCCTGGCAGGTCGAGAAGATCCAGAAGGGTTCTTTGCGATCTGTTTGTCTGTCCTGGGTCATCGTGAGACTTACTCGGTGTTCCAGACACTCATCAAGCCTCTGTCCACTGCCAACACTAGTGTTCACTCCACGCTCACCTTAATCTACGAAGAATACTTTTCTAAG ACTGAAGATGATGACCTGGAGCTTGCTTTGGCTTTGTCTCTTATGGAGATGGAAGATCAACAGCCGTCAACACAGCACATGCAGGCTGAGGTCAGAACCAACCAAAGCGGCCCATTTCAACTGAATTCAGCTTCCATGTCCCTGGAGAAGAGCTCAATTAAGCCAGAAGACCAAGTCGGCAGAGAAAATGACCCAGTGGCAAAATCTGGACTCAAAAGCAAGGAGAGCCCCAATTCAGAAAGTCGGGATATTGCCCCTCAGAGAGGCACACACGAAAACCAAGCACAAACCAAGCAAGATGCATTCAAAGAACCTCAAAACCTCGCGAAAGATCAAACTCTGAATCAACCTGAGGAACCAAAGCGCTCAAAGAGCAGACGGAAGCGGAGAAAAGGAGCGGCCAGTCTTGTAGGATTACCCGGTTCTCCATCAGCATCTCCACCCGTTCTGCTTTGGTTCAGGAGGGACTTGAGGTTGTGTGACAACCCCGCTCTTAATGCAGCACTAGAAATGGATGCACCCGTCATCCCCATCTTCATATGGAGcccagaagaggaggagggccCAGGAGTTACAGTGGCTGCAGGGGGAGCTA gcaaATATTGGCTTCATCAGGCTTTGGCTTGTATCTGCACCTCTCTGAACCACATTGGCAGCCGTCTCACTTTTCTGAAGGCAGATGGAGAGGAGAAATGCTCTCTGCCAACCCTAAAACAGCTGGTGAAGGAGactggagcaaaaacattattGGCTAATGCCTTGTATGAACCCTGGCTGAAGGAAAGGGACGATATGGTAGAGTCGACTCTGCAGAAAGAAGGTGTCCAGTGCAGGATTTTTCCCTCCTACTGCCTCAGAGACCCTTACTCTGTTAGCACGGTAGGGGTGGGACTCAGAG GAATAGGTTCCGTTTCTCACTTCATGAGCTGTTGTAAACAGAATCCAGGGTCTGCTATAGGGGTTCCTCTGGACCCCCCACAATCTCTTCCAACACCTTCCTGTTGGCCACAGGGTGTCCCTTTGGAGGCACTCGGTCTGGCACGCATGCCCCGCAGGAAAGACGGCACAACA ATTGATTGGGCTGCCAACATTCGAAAGTCCTGGGACTTTAGTGAAGACGGAGCTCATGCTAGGCTTGACAACTTTCTTCGTGATG GTGTGTACAGATATGAAAAAGAGTCTGGCAGGGCAGATGCTCCAAACACAAGCAGCCTGTCTCCCTACCTTCACTTTGGCCAGCTCAGTCCACGCTGGCTCCTGTGGGACGCCAAAGGAGCACGCTGCCGGTCTCCAAAATTTCAACGCAAACTGGCGTGGAGGGATTTGGCATACTGGCAGTTAACGCTGTTTCCCGATCTTCCCTGGGAATCCATCAGACCTCCATATAAG GCGCTGAGGTGGAACACGGATCGCAGCCACCTCAAAGCCTGGCAGCGAGGTAAAACAGGCTACCCTCTGGTTGATGCAGCCATGCGGCAGCTGTGGCTGACCGGCTGGATGAACAACTACATGAGACACGTGGTGGCATCTTTTCTCATTGCATATCTCCATCTTCCATGGCAGGAAGGCTATCGCTGGTTTCAG GACACCCTGGTGGATGCCGATGTTGCCATTGATGCGATGATGTGGCAGAATGGAGGCATGTGTGGCTTGGACCACTGGAACTTTGTCATGCATCCTGTTGATGCAGCACTGACCTGTGACCCCTATGGCCACTACGTCAGAAAATGGTGCCCAGAACTGGCAGATCTTCCGGATGAGCTCATCCACAAACCCTGGAAATGTCCTGCGTCCATGCTGCGGCGAGCAA AGGTGGTGTTTGGCGAGACATTTCCTGAACGAATAGTTGTCGACCTGGAGGAGCGGAGAAATCAGTCCCTGCAGGATGTAGCTTCAGTGCGTAAAGAATTTGGACAGTTCGTGGACAAGCGCTCAGGCTGCGACTTGGTGCCTTTGCCCCCCCGGCTGGTCGCCGAGGCCCTGGGGTTGTCCCAGAGGGATGGAGCTGTGGGAAAGCAGTTTCTGCTCCCTGTCATCACCCGCATGGAATTCAAGTATCAGCAAGACGATCCAGACGCGGCATCGAACCCTTATAACGCTGTCCTTAAAGGATATGTGAGCCGCAAGAGGGATGAGACCATTGCCTTTCTTAACCAAAGAGACTTTACCGCCAGCGTGATGCACGAGGGAACGCAGAGGCTGGAGAGGCTCGAGCGGGACTACCGCAGGATGGAAGGGCTTCCCCCGCCTCCTTCCACTCAGGGGAGAGCCAGACGAACTCCAACAGCCAAAGACAGGTTCTCCATAGTTCCTGGTGGGGCGGTCACTTCAtag